ATGGGAAGGGGCGGTACGGAGACTCCGTACCGCCCCTTCCCACCTGCTGCGGTGCTACAGCACCTTGGACAGGAACGCCTGGGTCCGCTCGTGCTGAGGGTTGGTCAGGACGTCGCGTGGGTTGCCGGATTCGACGACCACGCCGCCGTCCATGAAGACCAGGCTGTCGCCGACCTCGCGGGCGAAGCCCATCTCGTGGGTGACGACGACCATCGTCATGCCGGACTCGGCCAGGTCGCGCATGACGTCGAGGACGTCGCCGACCAGCTCCGGGTCGAGGGCCGAGGTCGGCTCGTCGAAGAGCATCAGCTTCGGGTCCATGGCCAGCGCCCGGGCGATGGCCACCCGCTGCTGCTGGCCGCCGGAGAGCTGCGAGGGGTAGCCGTCGGCCTTGTCGGCCAGGCCCACGCGGTCCAGGAGCTCCTTCGCCCGCTCCTTGGCCTGCGCCCTGCTGACGCCCTTGACCTGGACCGGGGCCTCCATGACGTTGTCCAGCGCCGTCATGTGCGGGAACAGGTTGAACCGCTGGAACACCATGCCGATGTCCCGGCGCTTCAGCGCGACCTCGCTGTCCTTCAGCTCGTACAGCTTGTCGCCCTTCTGGCGGTAGCCGACCAGCTCCCCGTCGACGTACAGGCGGCCGGAGTTGATCTTCTCCAGGTGGTTGATGCACCTGAGGAAGGTCGACTTGCCGGAGCCGGACGGGCCGATGAGGCAGAACACCTCGCCGTTCTTGACCTCCAGGTCGATGCCCTTGAGCACCTGGACCAGGCCGAAGGACTTGTGGACGCCCTCGGCCTTCACCATCGCGGTCATGCCGTGCTCCTCGAGGATCCGAACAGGTTCGCCCTGATCTTCTGGAAGACCGTGGGCGGGAGGCTGCGGCTGCTGCCGCGGGCGTAGTAGCGCTCCAGGTAGTACTGGAAGACGCTGAAGACGCTGGTCATGACCAGGTACCAGATGGAGGCGACGAAGAGCAGCTCCATCACGGCGTACGACGAGGAGCCGATCACCGAGGTGGAGCGCAGCAGTTCGTTGTACGTCACCACGTACACCAGCGACGAGGTCTTCAGCATGTTGATGAACTCGTTGCCGGTCGGCGGCACGATCACCCGCATCGCCTGCGGGATGACGATCCGGCGCAGCGTCTTGGCGTGGCTCATGCCGAGCGCGTGGGACGCCTCCGTCTGGCCCTCGTCGACGGCCAGCAGGCCGGCGCGGCAGATTTCGGCCATGTACGCGGCCTCGTTCAGACCGAGGCCCAGGAGGGCCGCCATGAACGGCGTCATGACGTCCACCATCTCGTCCTTGTAGATCGGACCGAGATTCAGGACGGGGAAGATCAGCGCCAGGTTGAACCACATCAGCAACTGCACATAGACCGGGGTGCCGCGGAAGAACCAGATGTACAGCCACGCGATGGTGCTGGTCACCGGGTTCTTCGACAGCCGCATCACGGCGAGTACGACGCCCAGGACCACGCCGAGCAGCATGGCCAGGATGCTGATCAGCAGGGTGCGGCCGGCGCCCGCGATGACGGTCGGGTCGAACAGCGAGTCCGACACCGCGTGCCACTGGATGTCGCCGTGCGCGAACGCGTTGACGAGCAGCGCGAGGAGCGCGACGACGATCACCGCGCTGACCCAGCGGCCCCAGTGGCGCACCGGGATGGCCTTGATGGCCTCCGGAGGGCCGGAGAACGCGTCCTCCTTGGCGACCGGCGGGGTGTCCTCGGGTGGTGCGCCCCCGGCGCCCTCCGGGGCCTCGGAGGACTTCTCGAGCTTGTCAGTCATGGGGACTGCCCTTCAAAAGGCTTCAAAAGGTGCGGGTGGATCACTTGCCGCCGTTGACCGCGGCAGCCTTGATCGCGCCGCTCTCGGCGCCCCACTTCTCCAGCACCTTCTGGTACGAGCCGTCCTTGATGATCGCGTCGACGGCCTCCTTGAGGACGTCGCGCAGCTGGGTGTTCTTCTTGTCGACGACGATGCCGAACGGGGCGGCCTCGTACTGCTCGCCGACGACCTCGAAGGTCTTGCCGCCGTCGGCCTTGCGGGCCAGGTCCACCGCGACCGGGTAGTCGTTGACGCCGGCCACCGCGCCGCCGGACTTCACGCGGGTCTGGGCCTCGGTGTCGTTGTCGAAGGACTCGATCTTGAGGGCCTGCTTGCCGCCGGCCGTGCAGGTCTTGGACTGCGCCTGCAGGGCCTCCTCGTACGTCGTGCCGCGCTGCACGGCCACCGTCTGGCCGCAGAGGTCCCCGATGGCCTTGATGCCCTTCGGGTTGCCCTTCTTGACGTAGATGGCGGTGCCGGCGGTGAAGTAGTCGACGAAGTCGACGCCCTCGCCCAGCTTCTTGCCCTTGTCGTCCAGGCCTTCCTGGCGCTGCTTGTTGTCCGTGATCGACGACATGGCGACGTCGTAACGGCCGGTGTTGACCGCCGTGATCAGGCCGTCGAAGGAGCCGGAGGTGAACGTGAAGTCGACGCCGAGCTGCTTGCCGAGCGCCGCCGCGATGTCCGGGTCGACACCGACGATCTTGCCGCCCTCCACGGACTCCATCGGGGCGTACTCGGCGTTCGTGCCGACCTTGATGACACCCGCCTTCTGGATGGCGGCCGGCAGCTTGGAGAAGAGGGGCGCCGCGTTGGCGCTGCCGCCGGGCGACTCGGAGGAGCTGCTGCCGCCTTCGGTCTGGTCTCCGCACGCGGTGAGCAGCAGGGCGCCCGCGACCGCGAGGGATCCGACCGCTGCCAGGCGGGTGCGCGCGGCGGCGGTCGGGCGTCGGGTGGAGCTTGCGGTCATGGTGGGTTCCTCCGGCGGATGGATGGAGTTGCCGA
The Streptomyces sp. NBC_01485 genome window above contains:
- a CDS encoding amino acid ABC transporter ATP-binding protein; translation: MTAMVKAEGVHKSFGLVQVLKGIDLEVKNGEVFCLIGPSGSGKSTFLRCINHLEKINSGRLYVDGELVGYRQKGDKLYELKDSEVALKRRDIGMVFQRFNLFPHMTALDNVMEAPVQVKGVSRAQAKERAKELLDRVGLADKADGYPSQLSGGQQQRVAIARALAMDPKLMLFDEPTSALDPELVGDVLDVMRDLAESGMTMVVVTHEMGFAREVGDSLVFMDGGVVVESGNPRDVLTNPQHERTQAFLSKVL
- a CDS encoding amino acid ABC transporter permease — protein: MTDKLEKSSEAPEGAGGAPPEDTPPVAKEDAFSGPPEAIKAIPVRHWGRWVSAVIVVALLALLVNAFAHGDIQWHAVSDSLFDPTVIAGAGRTLLISILAMLLGVVLGVVLAVMRLSKNPVTSTIAWLYIWFFRGTPVYVQLLMWFNLALIFPVLNLGPIYKDEMVDVMTPFMAALLGLGLNEAAYMAEICRAGLLAVDEGQTEASHALGMSHAKTLRRIVIPQAMRVIVPPTGNEFINMLKTSSLVYVVTYNELLRSTSVIGSSSYAVMELLFVASIWYLVMTSVFSVFQYYLERYYARGSSRSLPPTVFQKIRANLFGSSRSTA
- a CDS encoding ABC transporter substrate-binding protein, with translation MTASSTRRPTAAARTRLAAVGSLAVAGALLLTACGDQTEGGSSSSESPGGSANAAPLFSKLPAAIQKAGVIKVGTNAEYAPMESVEGGKIVGVDPDIAAALGKQLGVDFTFTSGSFDGLITAVNTGRYDVAMSSITDNKQRQEGLDDKGKKLGEGVDFVDYFTAGTAIYVKKGNPKGIKAIGDLCGQTVAVQRGTTYEEALQAQSKTCTAGGKQALKIESFDNDTEAQTRVKSGGAVAGVNDYPVAVDLARKADGGKTFEVVGEQYEAAPFGIVVDKKNTQLRDVLKEAVDAIIKDGSYQKVLEKWGAESGAIKAAAVNGGK